One window of Corynebacterium accolens genomic DNA carries:
- a CDS encoding LamG domain-containing protein, which produces MTAALTIMIMVLALGLRPTMGSWSARISNEANTVGTAQGVSGLNCYAEMQETTKKYGGYLYHFHTDYSEATNDSLNNRVWKQDNGQAIQPNRNWDYNGTVQASSEPCVGVNKHSYFPGGNSPGGGSSVRNTITANYPVTMPQQFTTETWINTQRPQGTIVVDSLHGNSTNPSWRVQVLHDGTVAFQVRESQSANTSTDQLASLSRVDDGQWHQVVTTWNSRTREMGIYLDGKPEVFSTSTSGLYQMPRNRGYIRYGYSGGNYAWPEPSFDDNFLGFMAFAAVYPTTLTAADVKRHWDARNGATSWPESTIG; this is translated from the coding sequence TATGGTTTTGGCCCTTGGTCTGCGTCCGACGATGGGCAGCTGGAGCGCTAGGATTTCTAATGAAGCCAATACAGTAGGCACTGCTCAAGGCGTGAGCGGGCTTAATTGCTATGCAGAGATGCAAGAAACCACCAAAAAATATGGTGGGTATCTGTACCACTTTCATACTGATTATTCTGAAGCCACCAATGATTCGCTGAACAACCGGGTGTGGAAGCAAGATAATGGTCAAGCAATTCAACCAAATAGAAATTGGGACTACAACGGTACCGTTCAAGCGAGCAGTGAGCCGTGCGTGGGGGTAAATAAACATTCCTACTTCCCCGGCGGGAATAGCCCTGGTGGTGGTTCTTCAGTAAGGAACACGATCACTGCTAATTACCCGGTCACCATGCCGCAGCAATTCACCACCGAAACCTGGATAAATACCCAGCGTCCACAGGGAACCATTGTCGTTGACTCGCTACACGGCAATTCCACAAATCCGTCGTGGCGAGTCCAAGTATTGCACGATGGAACTGTGGCCTTTCAAGTAAGGGAATCGCAATCAGCAAATACAAGTACAGACCAGTTGGCAAGTCTCTCCCGTGTAGACGATGGTCAGTGGCATCAAGTAGTAACAACGTGGAATTCCCGTACCCGTGAAATGGGAATCTATTTAGATGGCAAACCAGAGGTGTTTTCCACATCTACCTCTGGGCTTTATCAGATGCCGCGTAATAGGGGCTATATCCGTTACGGTTATAGTGGCGGTAATTACGCATGGCCGGAGCCTAGCTTTGATGACAACTTTTTAGGGTTTATGGCTTTCGCAGCCGTATATCCAACAACACTAACGGCAGCAGATGTAAAGCGGCATTGGGATGCTCGAAATGGAGCAACTAGTTGGCCAGAGTCCACCATAGGCTGA